A genomic segment from Andrena cerasifolii isolate SP2316 chromosome 7, iyAndCera1_principal, whole genome shotgun sequence encodes:
- the LOC143371529 gene encoding uncharacterized protein LOC143371529: protein MPKTRRSDQSAHLVQVDTLAQEISFIRRKRGKIIEQITSFETLLNECPDGGQSDAYLLKSHLNSLNEHWSRFENIQSAFEDLDEEEETRRYEIQNRYHLVVARVNRLIDRDSPAAPTMRASNSSPASTMSARLTVKLPELGLPTFDGTIENWPSFFDIFSSSIDRNEDLTPVQKLQYLRSVLLGKAAASIQSLSTTDGNYTSAIEILKAKYDFTRRILLRHCDAIRDYPKLVKDSSESLGDLVDFMNQHLRALKNLGEPIESWNTLLISTILSKVNSNTVWQWEITLKDKKMPSYINLLEFLEKRANCAPASPSKSAFTERSKRGPTEQQRVNKSGPPRGHAFVTTKYSECPVCKGSHGIWYCETFRGQSVKERSLVVEKASLCPNCLGFGHSLKYCKAGACRICQRRM from the coding sequence ATGCCGAAAACGAGGCGTTCTGATCAATCTGCCCACTTAGTGCAAGTAGATACTCTAGCGCAAGAAATCAGTTTTATACGACGCAAACGCGGTAAAATCATAGAACAGATTACCTCGTTTGAGACACTGCTTAACGAATGTCCAGACGGAGGACAGAGCGACGCGTATCTTCTGAAATCACACTTGAATAGTCTGAACGAACACTGGAGTCGATTTGAAAATATCCAATCCGCCTTTGAGGACCTCGATGAAGAGGAGGAAACACGCCGGTACGAAATTCAAAACCGCTATCACCTCGTCGTAGCGCGCGTCAACAGGCTCATTGACAGAGATTCGCCGGCAGCCCCAACAATGCGCGCGTCGAATTCATCACCCGCATCAACAATGTCTGCTCGATTGACGGTTAAACTCCCTGAATTGGGTTTACCGACTTTCGATGGGACAATCGAGAACTGGCCATCATTTTTCGACATCTTTTCATCCTCGATCGACCGCAACGAAGATCTAACGCCGGTGCAAAAACTACAATACCTCCGGTCAGTCCTGTTAGGCAAAGCAGCCGCGTCTATTCAGTCCTTAAGTACGACCGACGGGAATTACACCAGCGCGATCGAAATATTAAAGGCGAAATACGATTTTACGCGCAGAATTTTGTTGCGACACTGTGACGCGATTCGAGACTACCCAAAACTCGTAAAGGACTCTTCAGAATCACTAGGCGACCTCGTAGATTTCATGAACCAACATCTACGAGCGTTGAAAAATCTTGGGGAACCAATTGAATCATGGAACACTCTCCTTATTTCCACCATCCTATCGAAAGTGAATTCAAATACCGTTTGGCAGTGGGAAATTACTCTAAAGGACAAGAAGATGCCGTCATACATTAACCTCTTGGAATTTTTGGAGAAACGTGCGAACTGCGCTCCAGCTTCACCATCAAAATCAGCGTTTACGGAGAGAAGCAAGCGAGGACCGACGGAACAACAACGGGTGAACAAATCGGGGCCACCGCGAGGTCACGCATTCGTAACCACAAAATATTCGGAATGTCCCGTTTGCAAGGGTTCTCACGGGATCTGGTATTGCGAAACGTTCAGGGGGCAATCGGTAAAGGAACGATCCCTCGTGGTTGAAAAGGCCTCCTTATGTCCCAACTGTCTCGGATTCGGACACTCGCTAAAATATTGTAAAGCGGGTGCATGTCGTATCTGCCAGAGGAGGATGTAG